One stretch of Ptiloglossa arizonensis isolate GNS036 chromosome 7, iyPtiAriz1_principal, whole genome shotgun sequence DNA includes these proteins:
- the Cnk gene encoding connector enhancer of ksr isoform X1, whose amino-acid sequence MAYVNVAEWKTDQVCEWLKGLDNSVLPYVHSFTNHGVSGQQLLSLRPEDLEHLGVLKLGHQEIILEAVEYLRNFHYELDRENLQLLALRLSCQAHSLQNELSRQTDSKPVTTQTLSDVASVITAVKPLVRWLDRPPFSGQLEYNDKKADLMKLALEMATCAQRDRFAEKPIEEIRTICGQLAKLADYIIQDITDPMILQPASLDLATLKKKPGDDLGFYILPSFHGAHQIAEIKFGSAAHQCGKMEEGDEIVQVNYQTVVGWERKNLLELFRESPAEVLLTLKRRPRHTKVYGQIYIKPYRLPSNKKTSYTTRWQHNLPSPRPELLTIPDFTMPLPRHMPKNPSPEPASILDTVNILDTMIIDSSDSDSEAEPPLSIRLYSTKPRNSVQRRATITGASPTTKHGIDIEQFWKELKQEHSTTSQLRDKAASCAHGLDNVPSNLRPQTCISIEQCKRKKKPDGQPDDKKLQFQEKSVKSDVPQIDNTINIIHEVKDECKTIQNCEETLTISNTNSPNQIPQTSVNVTNNNNNLSDTSVPLDECNNFIRDRHSNSKNIVSGKDSSICSVKERGKLDKSYSTPAYDLMDTDNVEDRKQKLFCTLESSANNVSNVSATKTDIQLISTNMGEQQKLKDIGDQKQSTHVNLDRKVVQNISDIDMHTLRNNEEHYNETSQHLDLLKTFIRKVNDVSHGSSIKNNQSNNECIISDVNKYEKKKIINNLNVELENISKAAFSTKNFANNSSSNREINEDKLESRNSYMHNDSESNLSPTKFGKIFQTFNCASIDHTKLMEKKSSTVSIKEKMQIQEQVWTNCDLTSTEDDTLTITQNIPQIQICQKTQTDNTNIEESINQGNIIQSCKYVELTKVESSKKLEPKSHLIPPDPPPRKYYPKLTSSPFDNTSKVLEDQEKHYASQRPNVRRDLKKPEFCMENHIKSNLNLPEKQDYFDVSNSFIEKSIELIDELNTLDNECKPSLNMDSSYREYNDKQIKEDKSICDKYEPFVEKFGYSSSGLECHNSESCFQNMDSPDGSCSSKQLQSLEHKSKVYEKEKNFEKGVVNKAMMVARSIGLHGSLNKSSSSSPRSSRKRSILFARKRNISVKDIGTGDLESWLAYRTRGAGGAWAKAWFILKCSSLYRFKTQTSMKADCLIALTGFTVSRAAEVKSRKYAFKVYHTGTVFYFSADTEDSLTLWLEGINKATLGVDGHSRNSALFSETDESDGEQKTKVKNTHTAEYKPNLEKSFGSLKKVVRKDSSGYKDHEISGASLDRKYLKFLGTRNHNVPVPTAQFRSYRRVLPTSMPNKKQDSVPNSPDLQMTIAGSTFYGLCASQSTTDMSSSSQDMGDYRRTTDRCLNSRNRRPDELQGFITLEEFMLSQQEDRRQITRNRSVSPRMTPLTSDHVHVQHRNFHDNGTVNEQSKIAAETTVSNDIIHGRNKNNTEIVNNIALYGYTRNMDNLHTPRQLSGDFDFERNENKSESSKCSIHKKSSEFSCIHKKNTLDGLNSPQVKPCDLTRFKNITHDQKQSTSLYHSKSDTAEKFDKQTSMVCEYNTNAYMYQAQSSNNHEISRSYDYYSTRNISNLVEDIKTVPKRLVRHDGCSGSSSDLTYHASYETLQRAKKDANVSRKGSFNLTSRRDHTSSDKHWLDSLRRNDKKDVDYDKTRLKNVAQYQPPPIPTSPFEQEGMTAAFEMHLDKGEQVQKSSRLRNLFGNKNQQKPCTLDLPKETQKTLLGSPRLHRALFREKCYNQSRLPSRSNSQSPGDSGISQSISSYSGNSPQTLSQSFSSVSSVSDWSPDTPSPCTPNLTPKTGANHSLCQKGFNNTGRHSLNPPTLPYIPPPTSPPPDYPGLEYPPVFEPGTYSLLDASLLRNRNKSNRDTH is encoded by the exons ATGGCGTATGTTAATGTTGCCGAATGGAAAACTGATCAAGTGTGCGAATGGTTAAAAG GATTGGATAATTCTGTACTACCTTATGTACATAGTTTTACAAATCATGGCGTCAGTGGACAACAGTTATTAAGTTTAAGACCAGAAGATTTAGAACACCTTGGAGTACTAAAGCTTGGCCATCAAGAAATTATTCTTGAAGCTGTagaatatttaagaaattttcattatGAGCTTGATCGTGAGAATCTGCAACTCCTGGCATTACGGTTATCTTGTCAAGCACACAGTTTACAAAACGAATTGTCCCGTCAGACAGATTCTAAACCTGTTACCACTCAAACGTTATCTGATGTAGCATCGGTTATAACAGCTGTAAAGCCATTAGTAAGGTGGCTCGATCGTCCTCCTTTTAGTGGACAATTAGAATATAATGATAAAAAAGCTGATCTGATGAAACTAGCTTTAGAAATGGCCACATGTGCGCAAAGAGATAGATTTGCAGAAAAACCAATAGAAGAAATCAGAACAATTTGTGGACAACTAGCAAAATTGGCAGATTATATAATACAAGATATTACTGATCCCATGATATTGCAACCTGCTAGTTTAGACTTAgctactttaaaaaaaaaacctggAGATGACTTG GGATTTTATATTTTGCCATCTTTTCATGGAGCTCATCAAATTGCTGAAATTAAATTTGGATCTGCTGCTCATCAATGTGGTAAAATGGAAGAAGGAGATGAAATTGTTCAG gtAAATTATCAGACTGTGGTTGGTTGGGAACGAAAAAATCTTTTGGAATTATTTCGCGAGAGTCCTGCTGAAGTATTATTAACTTTAAAGCGTAGACCAAGGCACACAAAAGTGTACGGTCAAATTTATATAAAACCATATCGACTTCCCAGCAATAAGAAAACATCATACACAACACGATGGCAACATAATCTTCCATCGCCAAGACCAGAATTATTGACTATACCAGACTTTACAATGCCATTACCAAG GCATATGCCAAAGAATCCCAGTCCAGAACCTGCAAGTATTTTAGATACTGTCAATATATTAGACACAATGATCATAGATAGTAGTGACTCGGATAGCGAAGCGGAACCACCTTTATCAATTAGATTATATTCAACAAAACCAAGAAATTCGGTTCAAAGACGAGCTACTATAACTGGTGCTAGTCCTACTACTAAGCATGGCATTGATATTGAACAATTTTGGAAAGAATTGAAACAGGAGCATAGTACAACTTCTCAATTACGCGATAAAGCTGCATCTTGTGCTCATGGTCTAGATAATGTACCTTCAAATTTACGACCGCAAACATGCATAAGTATAGAACaatgtaaaagaaagaaaaagcctGATGGGCAACCTGATGACAAAAAACTACAGTTTCAAGAGAAATCTGTTAAATCTGATGTTCCTCAGATAGATAATACAATTAACATAATACATGAAGTAAAGGATGAATGTAAAACTATTCAAAATTGTGAGGAAACGTTAACTATTAGTAATACAAATAGTCCCAATCAGATTCCTCAAACATCTGTTAATGTtaccaataataataacaatttgaGTGATACAAGTGTGCCTTTAGATGAGTGCAACAATTTTATTAGAGATAGACATAGTAATAGTAAAAATATAGTAAGCGGTAAAGATTCTAGTATATGTAGTGTTAAAGAGCGCGGGAAATTGGATAAAAGTTACAGTACACCAGCGTATGATTTAATGGATACTGATAATGTAGAAGACAGAAAACAAAAGCTATTTTGTACATTAGAATCGTCTGCAAATAATGTAAGCAATGTATCTGCAACTAAGACTGATATTCAACTAATTTCTACAAATATGGGAGAACAACAAAAGTTGAAAGATATTGGTGATCAAAAACAAAGTACTCATGTGAATCTTGATagaaaagttgttcaaaatattAGTGATATTGACATGCATACTTTACGAAATAATGAAGAACACTACAATGAAACATCTCAACACTTGGATTTGCTTAAAACATTTATACGTAAGGTAAATGATGTAAGTCATGGAAGCAGTATAAAAAATAACCAAAGCAATAATGAATGTATTATTTCTGATGTAAATAAatatgagaagaaaaaaataataaataatttaaacgttGAATTAGAAAATATATCAAAGGCGGCGTTTAGcactaaaaattttgcaaacaaTTCAAGTTCGAATcgtgaaataaatgaagataagCTAGAATCAAGAAATAGTTATATGCACAATGATAGTGAAAGCAATTTAAGTCCGactaaatttggaaaaattttccaaacctTTAATTGTGCCTCCATAGATCAtacaaaattaatggaaaaaaaatctTCCACTGTatcaataaaagaaaaaatgcaaatTCAAGAACAAGTATGGACAAACTGTGATTTGACTTCTACTGAAGATGATACACTGACTATTACTCAgaacattcctcaaattcagatTTGTCAAAAAACACAGACTGATAATACAAATATTGAAGAGTCAATCAATCAGGGAAATATTATACAGTCTTGCAAATATGTAGAGCTAACAAAGGTTGAATCTAGTAAGAAGCTAGAACCTAAATCTCATTTAATACCTCCAGATCCTCCTCCACGTAAATATTATCCAAAATTAACAAGTTCACCTTTTGATAACACTTCAAAGGTTCTTGAAGATCAAGAAAAACATTATGCATCTCAAAGACCTAATGTTAGAAGAGATTTAAAAAAACCAGAATTTTGTATGGAAAATCATATTAAAAGCAATTTGAATCTTCCAGAAAAACAAGATTATTTTGATGTTTCTaatagttttatagaaaaatcaaTAGAATTGATTGATGAATTAAATACTTTAGATAATGAATGCAAACCTAGTTTAAACATGGATTCTTCATACAGAGAATACAATGATAAGCAAATAAAGGAAGACAAATCTATCTGTGATAAGTACGAACCTTTTGTTGAAAAGTTTGGTTACAGCAGTTCAGGATTGGAATGCCACAATTCTGAATCTTGTTTTCAAAATATGGATTCTCCAGATGGTTCATGCTCTTCAAAGCAATTACAATCCCTAGAACATAAATCGAAAGTTtatgaaaaggagaaaaattttgaaaaaggagTAGTCAATAAGGCTATGATGGTAGCTAGAAGTATTGGACTACATGGAAGTTTAAATAAATCTTCCAGTAGCAGTCCCAGAAGTAGTAGAAAGCGAAGCATATTATTTGCAA gaaaaagaaatatttctgttaaaGATATAGGTACAGGTGATTTAGAAAGCTGGTTAGCATACCGTACAAGAGGTGCAGGTGGTGCTTGGGCTAAAGCTTGGTTTATCTTAAAGTGTTCTTCTTTATACAG GTTTAAAACTCAAACCAGCATGAAAGCAGATTGTCTCATAGCTTTAACAGGATTTACTGTGTCTCGAGCTGCTGAAGTAAAATCAAGAAAATATGCATTCAAAGTTTACCACACAGGaacagtattttatttttctgcaGATACAGAAGATTCTCTTACTCTATGGTTAGAGGGAATTAATAAAGCAACCTTAGGTGTGGATGGTCACAGTCGAAATAGTGCTCTTTTTAGTGAAACTGATGAGAGCGATGGTGAACAAAAAACTAAAGTTAAAAACACCCATACTGCAGAATATAAACCAAATCTTGAGAAATCGTTTGGATCGTTAAAAAAAGTCGTCCGCAAAGATTCTTCCGGATATAAAGATCATGAAATTAGTGGTGCTAGTTTAGAtagaaaatacttaaaatttctTGGTACAAGAAATCATAATGTTCCTGTCCCGACTGCGCAATTTCGAAGTTACAGAAGAGTGCTTCCTACATCAATGCCTAACAA GAAACAAGACTCTGTTCCAAATTCACCAGACTTACAAATGACAATCGCAGGAAGTACATTTTATGGATTATGTGCATCGCAAAGTACTACTGATATGTCAAGCAGTTCTCAAGATATGGGTGATTACAGGCGTACAACAGACAG GTGTCTTAATAGCAGAAATAGAAGACCTGATGAGCTACAAGGTTTTATCACATTAGAAGAATTTATGTTATCTCAACAAGAAGATCGAAGACAAATAACAAGAAATAGATCTGTATCACCACGGATGACACCTTTAACTAGTGATCATGTTCATGTTCAACATAGAAATTTTCATGACAATGGAACAGTTAATGAACAATCTAAAATTGCTGCTGAAACAACTGTTAGTAATGATATTATACAtggtcgaaataaaaataacactgAGATAGTAAATAATATTGCATTGTATGGATACACACGAAATATGGACAACTTACATACACCAAGACAATTAAGTGGAGATTTTgattttgaaagaaatgaaaataaaagtgaaTCGTCAAAATGTTCAATTCACAAAAAATCAAGTGAATTTAGTTGTATTCATAAGAAAAACACACTAGATGGACTAAATTCTCCACAAGTGAAGCCATGTGATTTAACTCGTTTCAAGAATATTACACACGATCAGAAACAATCAACTTCTTTATACCACAGTAAATCAGATACTGCGGAAAAGTTTGATAAACAAACAAGTATGGTTTGTGAATACAATACTAATGCTTATATGTATCAAGCACAATCTTCAAATAATCATGAAATCTCTAGATCATATGATTATTACTCAACAAGAAATATCAGTAATTTAGTCGAAGATATTAAAACAGTTCCAAAACGACTTGTACGCCACGATG GTTGTTCTGGATCTAGCAGCGATCTTACATATCATGCATCTTATGAAACTTTGCAACGTGCAAAAAAAGATGCGAACGTAAGTCGCAAAGGAAGTTTCAACTTAACAAGTCGTCGTGATCATACTTCGTCAGATAAACATTGGTTAGATTCTTtacgacgaaacgataaaaaagatgTCGATTATGAtaaaactcgtttaaaaaatgTAGCGCAATACCAACCACCACCTATACCAACTTCTCCATTTGAACAAGAGGGAATGACAGCTGCATTCgaaatgcatttggataaaggTGAACAGGTTCAAAAATCAAGCCGCTTGAGAAATTTATTTGGCAATAAAAATCAACAAAAACCTTGCACACTTGATCTGCctaaagaaactcaaaagaCCTTACTAG GGTCGCCAAGATTACATAGGGcattgtttcgagaaaaatgttacAATCAATCACGATTACCCAGTCGATCAAATAGCCAAAGTCCTGGTGATAGTGGAATCAGTCAATCTATTAGTTCCTATAGTGGAAATAGTCCACAAACACTCAGTCAAAGTTTTAGCTCGGTTAGTTCTGTTAGTGATTGGAGTCCAGATACACCATCACCATGTACCCCAAACTTAACACCAAAA aCTGGTGCAAATCATTCCTTATGTCAAAAAGGGTTTAACAACACAGGCAGACATTCGTTAAACCCACCAACATTACCTTATATACCACCGCCTACATCACCACCACCTGATTATCCTGGTCTTGAATATCCACCAGTATTTGAACCTGGTACATATTCTCTTTTGGATGCTTCGTTACTACGAAATCGTAATAAAAGTAATCGAGACACTCATTAA
- the Cnk gene encoding connector enhancer of ksr isoform X2 yields MAYVNVAEWKTDQVCEWLKGLDNSVLPYVHSFTNHGVSGQQLLSLRPEDLEHLGVLKLGHQEIILEAVEYLRNFHYELDRENLQLLALRLSCQAHSLQNELSRQTDSKPVTTQTLSDVASVITAVKPLVRWLDRPPFSGQLEYNDKKADLMKLALEMATCAQRDRFAEKPIEEIRTICGQLAKLADYIIQDITDPMILQPASLDLATLKKKPGDDLGFYILPSFHGAHQIAEIKFGSAAHQCGKMEEGDEIVQVNYQTVVGWERKNLLELFRESPAEVLLTLKRRPRHTKVYGQIYIKPYRLPSNKKTSYTTRWQHNLPSPRPELLTIPDFTMPLPRHMPKNPSPEPASILDTVNILDTMIIDSSDSDSEAEPPLSIRLYSTKPRNSVQRRATITGASPTTKHGIDIEQFWKELKQEHSTTSQLRDKAASCAHGLDNVPSNLRPQTCISIEQCKRKKKPDGQPDDKKLQFQEKSVKSDVPQIDNTINIIHEVKDECKTIQNCEETLTISNTNSPNQIPQTSVNVTNNNNNLSDTSVPLDECNNFIRDRHSNSKNIVSGKDSSICSVKERGKLDKSYSTPAYDLMDTDNVEDRKQKLFCTLESSANNVSNVSATKTDIQLISTNMGEQQKLKDIGDQKQSTHVNLDRKVVQNISDIDMHTLRNNEEHYNETSQHLDLLKTFIRKVNDVSHGSSIKNNQSNNECIISDVNKYEKKKIINNLNVELENISKAAFSTKNFANNSSSNREINEDKLESRNSYMHNDSESNLSPTKFGKIFQTFNCASIDHTKLMEKKSSTVSIKEKMQIQEQVWTNCDLTSTEDDTLTITQNIPQIQICQKTQTDNTNIEESINQGNIIQSCKYVELTKVESSKKLEPKSHLIPPDPPPRKYYPKLTSSPFDNTSKVLEDQEKHYASQRPNVRRDLKKPEFCMENHIKSNLNLPEKQDYFDVSNSFIEKSIELIDELNTLDNECKPSLNMDSSYREYNDKQIKEDKSICDKYEPFVEKFGYSSSGLECHNSESCFQNMDSPDGSCSSKQLQSLEHKSKVYEKEKNFEKGVVNKAMMVARSIGLHGSLNKSSSSSPRSSRKRSILFARKRNISVKDIGTGDLESWLAYRTRGAGGAWAKAWFILKCSSLYRFKTQTSMKADCLIALTGFTVSRAAEVKSRKYAFKVYHTGTVFYFSADTEDSLTLWLEGINKATLGVDGHSRNSALFSETDESDGEQKTKVKNTHTAEYKPNLEKSFGSLKKVVRKDSSGYKDHEISGASLDRKYLKFLGTRNHNVPVPTAQFRSYRRVLPTSMPNKKQDSVPNSPDLQMTIAGSTFYGLCASQSTTDMSSSSQDMGDYRRTTDRCLNSRNRRPDELQGFITLEEFMLSQQEDRRQITRNRSVSPRMTPLTSDHVHVQHRNFHDNGTVNEQSKIAAETTVSNDIIHGRNKNNTEIVNNIALYGYTRNMDNLHTPRQLSGDFDFERNENKSESSKCSIHKKSSEFSCIHKKNTLDGLNSPQVKPCDLTRFKNITHDQKQSTSLYHSKSDTAEKFDKQTSMVCEYNTNAYMYQAQSSNNHEISRSYDYYSTRNISNLVEDIKTVPKRLVRHDGCSGSSSDLTYHASYETLQRAKKDANVSRKGSFNLTSRRDHTSSDKHCAIPTTTYTNFSI; encoded by the exons ATGGCGTATGTTAATGTTGCCGAATGGAAAACTGATCAAGTGTGCGAATGGTTAAAAG GATTGGATAATTCTGTACTACCTTATGTACATAGTTTTACAAATCATGGCGTCAGTGGACAACAGTTATTAAGTTTAAGACCAGAAGATTTAGAACACCTTGGAGTACTAAAGCTTGGCCATCAAGAAATTATTCTTGAAGCTGTagaatatttaagaaattttcattatGAGCTTGATCGTGAGAATCTGCAACTCCTGGCATTACGGTTATCTTGTCAAGCACACAGTTTACAAAACGAATTGTCCCGTCAGACAGATTCTAAACCTGTTACCACTCAAACGTTATCTGATGTAGCATCGGTTATAACAGCTGTAAAGCCATTAGTAAGGTGGCTCGATCGTCCTCCTTTTAGTGGACAATTAGAATATAATGATAAAAAAGCTGATCTGATGAAACTAGCTTTAGAAATGGCCACATGTGCGCAAAGAGATAGATTTGCAGAAAAACCAATAGAAGAAATCAGAACAATTTGTGGACAACTAGCAAAATTGGCAGATTATATAATACAAGATATTACTGATCCCATGATATTGCAACCTGCTAGTTTAGACTTAgctactttaaaaaaaaaacctggAGATGACTTG GGATTTTATATTTTGCCATCTTTTCATGGAGCTCATCAAATTGCTGAAATTAAATTTGGATCTGCTGCTCATCAATGTGGTAAAATGGAAGAAGGAGATGAAATTGTTCAG gtAAATTATCAGACTGTGGTTGGTTGGGAACGAAAAAATCTTTTGGAATTATTTCGCGAGAGTCCTGCTGAAGTATTATTAACTTTAAAGCGTAGACCAAGGCACACAAAAGTGTACGGTCAAATTTATATAAAACCATATCGACTTCCCAGCAATAAGAAAACATCATACACAACACGATGGCAACATAATCTTCCATCGCCAAGACCAGAATTATTGACTATACCAGACTTTACAATGCCATTACCAAG GCATATGCCAAAGAATCCCAGTCCAGAACCTGCAAGTATTTTAGATACTGTCAATATATTAGACACAATGATCATAGATAGTAGTGACTCGGATAGCGAAGCGGAACCACCTTTATCAATTAGATTATATTCAACAAAACCAAGAAATTCGGTTCAAAGACGAGCTACTATAACTGGTGCTAGTCCTACTACTAAGCATGGCATTGATATTGAACAATTTTGGAAAGAATTGAAACAGGAGCATAGTACAACTTCTCAATTACGCGATAAAGCTGCATCTTGTGCTCATGGTCTAGATAATGTACCTTCAAATTTACGACCGCAAACATGCATAAGTATAGAACaatgtaaaagaaagaaaaagcctGATGGGCAACCTGATGACAAAAAACTACAGTTTCAAGAGAAATCTGTTAAATCTGATGTTCCTCAGATAGATAATACAATTAACATAATACATGAAGTAAAGGATGAATGTAAAACTATTCAAAATTGTGAGGAAACGTTAACTATTAGTAATACAAATAGTCCCAATCAGATTCCTCAAACATCTGTTAATGTtaccaataataataacaatttgaGTGATACAAGTGTGCCTTTAGATGAGTGCAACAATTTTATTAGAGATAGACATAGTAATAGTAAAAATATAGTAAGCGGTAAAGATTCTAGTATATGTAGTGTTAAAGAGCGCGGGAAATTGGATAAAAGTTACAGTACACCAGCGTATGATTTAATGGATACTGATAATGTAGAAGACAGAAAACAAAAGCTATTTTGTACATTAGAATCGTCTGCAAATAATGTAAGCAATGTATCTGCAACTAAGACTGATATTCAACTAATTTCTACAAATATGGGAGAACAACAAAAGTTGAAAGATATTGGTGATCAAAAACAAAGTACTCATGTGAATCTTGATagaaaagttgttcaaaatattAGTGATATTGACATGCATACTTTACGAAATAATGAAGAACACTACAATGAAACATCTCAACACTTGGATTTGCTTAAAACATTTATACGTAAGGTAAATGATGTAAGTCATGGAAGCAGTATAAAAAATAACCAAAGCAATAATGAATGTATTATTTCTGATGTAAATAAatatgagaagaaaaaaataataaataatttaaacgttGAATTAGAAAATATATCAAAGGCGGCGTTTAGcactaaaaattttgcaaacaaTTCAAGTTCGAATcgtgaaataaatgaagataagCTAGAATCAAGAAATAGTTATATGCACAATGATAGTGAAAGCAATTTAAGTCCGactaaatttggaaaaattttccaaacctTTAATTGTGCCTCCATAGATCAtacaaaattaatggaaaaaaaatctTCCACTGTatcaataaaagaaaaaatgcaaatTCAAGAACAAGTATGGACAAACTGTGATTTGACTTCTACTGAAGATGATACACTGACTATTACTCAgaacattcctcaaattcagatTTGTCAAAAAACACAGACTGATAATACAAATATTGAAGAGTCAATCAATCAGGGAAATATTATACAGTCTTGCAAATATGTAGAGCTAACAAAGGTTGAATCTAGTAAGAAGCTAGAACCTAAATCTCATTTAATACCTCCAGATCCTCCTCCACGTAAATATTATCCAAAATTAACAAGTTCACCTTTTGATAACACTTCAAAGGTTCTTGAAGATCAAGAAAAACATTATGCATCTCAAAGACCTAATGTTAGAAGAGATTTAAAAAAACCAGAATTTTGTATGGAAAATCATATTAAAAGCAATTTGAATCTTCCAGAAAAACAAGATTATTTTGATGTTTCTaatagttttatagaaaaatcaaTAGAATTGATTGATGAATTAAATACTTTAGATAATGAATGCAAACCTAGTTTAAACATGGATTCTTCATACAGAGAATACAATGATAAGCAAATAAAGGAAGACAAATCTATCTGTGATAAGTACGAACCTTTTGTTGAAAAGTTTGGTTACAGCAGTTCAGGATTGGAATGCCACAATTCTGAATCTTGTTTTCAAAATATGGATTCTCCAGATGGTTCATGCTCTTCAAAGCAATTACAATCCCTAGAACATAAATCGAAAGTTtatgaaaaggagaaaaattttgaaaaaggagTAGTCAATAAGGCTATGATGGTAGCTAGAAGTATTGGACTACATGGAAGTTTAAATAAATCTTCCAGTAGCAGTCCCAGAAGTAGTAGAAAGCGAAGCATATTATTTGCAA gaaaaagaaatatttctgttaaaGATATAGGTACAGGTGATTTAGAAAGCTGGTTAGCATACCGTACAAGAGGTGCAGGTGGTGCTTGGGCTAAAGCTTGGTTTATCTTAAAGTGTTCTTCTTTATACAG GTTTAAAACTCAAACCAGCATGAAAGCAGATTGTCTCATAGCTTTAACAGGATTTACTGTGTCTCGAGCTGCTGAAGTAAAATCAAGAAAATATGCATTCAAAGTTTACCACACAGGaacagtattttatttttctgcaGATACAGAAGATTCTCTTACTCTATGGTTAGAGGGAATTAATAAAGCAACCTTAGGTGTGGATGGTCACAGTCGAAATAGTGCTCTTTTTAGTGAAACTGATGAGAGCGATGGTGAACAAAAAACTAAAGTTAAAAACACCCATACTGCAGAATATAAACCAAATCTTGAGAAATCGTTTGGATCGTTAAAAAAAGTCGTCCGCAAAGATTCTTCCGGATATAAAGATCATGAAATTAGTGGTGCTAGTTTAGAtagaaaatacttaaaatttctTGGTACAAGAAATCATAATGTTCCTGTCCCGACTGCGCAATTTCGAAGTTACAGAAGAGTGCTTCCTACATCAATGCCTAACAA GAAACAAGACTCTGTTCCAAATTCACCAGACTTACAAATGACAATCGCAGGAAGTACATTTTATGGATTATGTGCATCGCAAAGTACTACTGATATGTCAAGCAGTTCTCAAGATATGGGTGATTACAGGCGTACAACAGACAG GTGTCTTAATAGCAGAAATAGAAGACCTGATGAGCTACAAGGTTTTATCACATTAGAAGAATTTATGTTATCTCAACAAGAAGATCGAAGACAAATAACAAGAAATAGATCTGTATCACCACGGATGACACCTTTAACTAGTGATCATGTTCATGTTCAACATAGAAATTTTCATGACAATGGAACAGTTAATGAACAATCTAAAATTGCTGCTGAAACAACTGTTAGTAATGATATTATACAtggtcgaaataaaaataacactgAGATAGTAAATAATATTGCATTGTATGGATACACACGAAATATGGACAACTTACATACACCAAGACAATTAAGTGGAGATTTTgattttgaaagaaatgaaaataaaagtgaaTCGTCAAAATGTTCAATTCACAAAAAATCAAGTGAATTTAGTTGTATTCATAAGAAAAACACACTAGATGGACTAAATTCTCCACAAGTGAAGCCATGTGATTTAACTCGTTTCAAGAATATTACACACGATCAGAAACAATCAACTTCTTTATACCACAGTAAATCAGATACTGCGGAAAAGTTTGATAAACAAACAAGTATGGTTTGTGAATACAATACTAATGCTTATATGTATCAAGCACAATCTTCAAATAATCATGAAATCTCTAGATCATATGATTATTACTCAACAAGAAATATCAGTAATTTAGTCGAAGATATTAAAACAGTTCCAAAACGACTTGTACGCCACGATG GTTGTTCTGGATCTAGCAGCGATCTTACATATCATGCATCTTATGAAACTTTGCAACGTGCAAAAAAAGATGCGAACGTAAGTCGCAAAGGAAGTTTCAACTTAACAAGTCGTCGTGATCATACTTCGTCAGATAAACATTG CGCAATACCAACCACCACCTATACCAACTTCTCCATTTGA